The Christiangramia flava JLT2011 genome has a segment encoding these proteins:
- the secDF gene encoding protein translocase subunit SecDF, with protein sequence MQNKGLIRVFAILFGLVCLYQLSFTFITNGVEEKAEEFAASKYGENVENYSELRDQAEARYLDSVANEDIIAGITYSDAKEKELNKGLDLKGGINVILQISVKDILSGLANDSQDPAFRKALAEADAAQSDSQENYVDLFFESFNKIPGAKLASPDIFANKTLSDEINYNMSNDEVEPIVRQKIDESITSAFEVLRKRIDKFGVTQPNIQRLGNSGRILVELPGAKDISRVKNLLQSTAQLEFWHVYKSGEFGNFLMQANAIAMQMDQKTEQAQTASEADTIQTSGDSEIDDLLADAEDSTSVDTPQSRGLLGMMVSPGYPQGPVLATFKVQDTAKVMNYLRNPQVRSLLSSDMRYAKFVWGVPDDESQTTGLYALKGNRNMEPPLSGNVITDASQQYDQLGRVAVEMQMDGTGAKIWENMTGKASAEGSQIAIVLDNIVYSAPGVSSGAIAGGRSEITGDFTITEGQDLANVLRAGKLPASADIISSEVVGPSLGQEAIDSGMMSFIIALILVLLWMIFYYGKAGAFADVALAVNILFIFGILAGLGAVLTLPGIAGIVLTIGMSVDANVLIFERIKEEMAKGKIQRDAIKDGFSNALSSILDANITTGLTGLILFLLGTGPIKGFATTLLIGIATSLFTAIFVTRLFIDGYGKKGKSLDFSTAITKNLFTNMNIDFLKKRKIAYVVSGIVILVGIGSLFVQGLNQGVDFVGGRTYTVRFADAVNPTEVQNDLVAKFGSAEAKTFGPDNQLKITTKYKVDEDGAQVDEEIQRGLYDALQSYLPSDLTYDDFVDGSDAKTIGIMQSMKVGATIADDIKNASFWAVLGSLIVVFLYILLRFRKWQFSLGAVVAVFHDVLVVLGIFSLLYKIMPFNMEIDQAFIAAILTVIGYSLNDTVVVFDRIREYVNEHGSWTLQRTVNAALNSTLSRTLNTSLTTLVVLLAIFIFGGESIRGFMFALIVGVIVGTYSSLFIATPVMYDSVKKDNKDVLKKKSKQTEEEAATA encoded by the coding sequence ATGCAGAATAAAGGACTGATTAGAGTTTTTGCGATTTTGTTCGGCCTCGTGTGTCTTTATCAGCTATCGTTTACCTTCATTACGAACGGTGTAGAAGAGAAGGCAGAGGAGTTTGCGGCCAGTAAATATGGCGAAAATGTTGAGAATTATTCAGAACTAAGAGATCAGGCTGAAGCCAGGTATCTGGATTCCGTAGCCAATGAAGATATCATTGCAGGAATCACCTACAGCGACGCCAAAGAAAAAGAACTGAATAAGGGGCTTGACCTTAAAGGAGGAATCAACGTGATCCTTCAAATTTCAGTTAAAGACATTCTTAGCGGGCTTGCCAACGATTCACAAGATCCTGCTTTTAGAAAAGCGCTTGCTGAAGCTGATGCCGCACAGAGCGACAGTCAGGAAAATTACGTAGACCTTTTCTTTGAGTCTTTCAACAAGATACCTGGAGCCAAATTGGCTTCTCCTGATATTTTTGCGAACAAAACGCTTAGCGACGAGATCAATTATAACATGAGCAATGATGAGGTGGAGCCTATCGTTCGCCAGAAAATTGATGAGTCGATCACTTCTGCATTTGAAGTATTGAGAAAGCGTATCGATAAATTTGGTGTTACTCAGCCAAACATTCAGCGTCTTGGAAACTCTGGTCGTATCCTTGTGGAACTTCCGGGAGCCAAAGACATCAGCCGTGTGAAGAATTTACTTCAAAGTACCGCTCAGCTGGAATTCTGGCATGTGTATAAGAGTGGGGAATTCGGAAATTTCCTCATGCAGGCGAATGCTATCGCAATGCAGATGGACCAGAAAACAGAGCAGGCACAAACTGCTTCTGAAGCCGATACTATTCAAACCAGTGGTGATTCAGAAATCGATGATCTTTTGGCAGATGCCGAAGACAGTACTTCAGTAGATACTCCACAAAGCAGAGGTTTGCTTGGAATGATGGTTTCTCCTGGATATCCCCAGGGACCGGTTCTGGCAACCTTTAAAGTTCAGGATACAGCCAAAGTGATGAATTACCTGAGAAATCCACAGGTTCGTTCATTGCTTTCTTCAGATATGCGTTACGCGAAATTCGTTTGGGGTGTGCCAGATGACGAGTCTCAGACTACCGGTCTTTATGCTCTGAAAGGAAACCGTAACATGGAGCCGCCTCTAAGCGGTAATGTGATTACTGATGCCAGCCAGCAATATGATCAGCTAGGACGAGTGGCAGTGGAAATGCAAATGGATGGTACCGGAGCTAAGATCTGGGAAAATATGACTGGAAAAGCCTCTGCGGAAGGTAGCCAGATCGCCATCGTACTCGATAATATTGTGTACTCTGCCCCTGGTGTATCCAGTGGTGCTATTGCCGGAGGTCGAAGTGAGATCACCGGAGACTTTACGATTACCGAAGGTCAGGATTTGGCCAACGTTTTAAGAGCGGGTAAACTTCCTGCTTCTGCAGATATTATTTCCAGTGAAGTAGTAGGGCCGTCTCTTGGACAGGAGGCTATTGATAGCGGTATGATGTCTTTCATCATTGCCTTAATCCTGGTACTTCTTTGGATGATATTCTATTACGGAAAAGCCGGAGCCTTTGCTGATGTGGCGCTTGCCGTAAACATTTTATTTATTTTCGGTATTCTTGCCGGTCTTGGTGCAGTTCTTACCCTGCCTGGTATTGCCGGTATCGTATTAACGATCGGTATGTCGGTAGATGCGAACGTGCTGATCTTTGAACGTATCAAAGAAGAAATGGCGAAGGGTAAAATTCAGCGTGATGCCATTAAGGATGGATTTAGCAACGCACTTTCTTCTATCCTGGATGCAAACATTACTACTGGTTTAACCGGTTTGATCCTTTTCCTTCTTGGAACAGGGCCAATTAAAGGTTTCGCAACGACCCTTTTGATCGGTATCGCTACATCGCTGTTCACTGCGATTTTTGTAACCAGGTTGTTTATTGATGGGTATGGTAAAAAAGGGAAGTCTCTAGATTTCTCTACGGCGATTACTAAAAACCTGTTTACGAATATGAATATCGACTTCCTGAAAAAGCGCAAGATCGCTTACGTTGTTTCCGGAATCGTGATTCTTGTTGGAATTGGTTCGCTTTTCGTACAGGGATTGAACCAGGGTGTGGATTTTGTTGGAGGAAGAACCTATACGGTTCGTTTCGCTGACGCGGTAAACCCTACGGAGGTGCAGAATGATCTTGTTGCGAAATTCGGAAGTGCGGAAGCAAAAACTTTCGGTCCCGATAATCAGCTGAAGATTACGACCAAATATAAAGTAGACGAAGATGGAGCTCAGGTTGATGAAGAAATTCAAAGAGGTCTTTATGACGCTCTTCAGTCTTACCTTCCTTCAGATCTTACTTATGATGACTTTGTAGATGGCTCTGATGCCAAGACTATCGGAATCATGCAATCTATGAAAGTGGGTGCAACCATTGCCGATGATATTAAAAATGCCTCTTTCTGGGCCGTACTTGGTTCATTGATCGTGGTGTTCCTGTATATCCTGTTGCGTTTTAGAAAATGGCAATTCAGTCTTGGTGCGGTAGTCGCGGTTTTCCATGATGTATTGGTGGTATTGGGTATCTTCTCATTATTGTACAAAATCATGCCTTTCAACATGGAAATTGATCAGGCGTTCATTGCAGCGATTCTAACTGTAATTGGTTACTCGTTGAACGATACCGTGGTTGTTTTTGACCGTATCAGGGAATATGTGAATGAGCACGGTTCCTGGACACTCCAGAGAACGGTGAACGCGGCGCTGAACAGTACATTGAGCCGTACCTTGAATACCTCGCTTACCACCTTGGTGGTTCTGCTTGCGATCTTCATCTTTGGAGGTGAAAGCATCAGAGGGTTCATGTTTGCGTTGATAGTAGGTGTGATCGTGGGTACTTATTCGTCCCTGTTCATTGCTACTCCTGTAATGTATGACAGTGTAAAAAAAGACAATAAAGACGTTCTGAAAAAGAAGTCTAAGCAAACTGAAGAAGAGGCTGCAACGGCCTAA
- a CDS encoding DUF6588 family protein, translating to MKNLKHLLILGLILHAGYSSAQAIPEEGRQTVDDILFLADVFAAPAASSAAYQATAGWFTSARALEEWKVDISLHGNALFVPKSKQEFSLNNSDFNVLRIGGGSNGALIPTAFGKKSDVYYEGNIDGNDFQFDAIDGIDKEVVFYPFPQISLGLPYGTEVAVRALPEMSVSGSRFSSYGAAIKHNFSQYFRFNEEEDLQVAGIISYNLFDLKYNEFDPLVLDYAFNGASTNLITARIIDVSADMWMFKGVASKRYENFEIFGALGVVSSNFEYKLGGSGALLGYANEELKTIGGNETQFKGDIGFNLLFDRFKISTMATAGNYFNINMGLHFILN from the coding sequence GTGAAAAATTTAAAACACCTTTTAATATTAGGCTTGATATTGCATGCAGGCTATTCATCGGCTCAAGCCATACCGGAAGAGGGCCGTCAAACAGTAGATGATATTTTGTTCCTGGCTGATGTGTTTGCAGCTCCTGCCGCCAGTAGTGCGGCTTACCAGGCAACCGCCGGATGGTTTACATCGGCAAGAGCTTTGGAAGAATGGAAGGTAGATATTTCCCTGCATGGAAACGCACTTTTTGTGCCTAAGAGTAAGCAGGAATTCAGTTTGAATAATTCAGATTTTAACGTGCTGAGAATTGGAGGAGGAAGCAATGGTGCTTTGATTCCCACGGCCTTCGGAAAAAAGAGCGATGTCTATTACGAGGGGAATATCGATGGAAATGATTTTCAGTTTGATGCGATCGATGGGATTGATAAGGAAGTTGTCTTTTATCCGTTTCCGCAAATATCATTGGGACTGCCTTATGGAACTGAAGTGGCTGTAAGGGCGTTACCTGAAATGAGCGTTTCCGGATCCAGGTTCAGCTCTTATGGTGCGGCTATCAAACACAATTTCAGCCAGTATTTCCGTTTTAACGAAGAAGAAGATCTTCAGGTTGCCGGGATCATCAGTTATAATCTATTCGATTTAAAATATAACGAATTCGATCCACTGGTTCTGGATTATGCTTTTAACGGGGCCAGTACCAACCTCATTACCGCCCGGATTATCGATGTTTCGGCTGATATGTGGATGTTCAAAGGAGTTGCTTCCAAACGCTATGAGAATTTCGAGATTTTCGGAGCCTTGGGCGTAGTTTCTTCTAATTTCGAATACAAATTGGGTGGTAGCGGAGCTTTGCTGGGTTATGCAAATGAGGAGCTCAAGACAATTGGTGGAAATGAAACGCAGTTTAAGGGAGATATCGGTTTCAACCTTTTGTTCGATCGTTTTAAGATCAGTACCATGGCGACGGCAGGTAATTACTTCAACATTAATATGGGGCTGCACTTCATTCTGAATTAG
- the gyrB gene encoding DNA topoisomerase (ATP-hydrolyzing) subunit B: MSEEAKKHNYSADSIQALEGMEHVRMRPSMYIGDTGVRGLHHLVYEVVDNSIDEALAGHCDTIKVDINEDNSITVEDNGRGIPIDLHKKEGVSALQVVMTKIGAGGKFDKDSYKVSGGLHGVGVSCVNALSTHLKATVYRDNQIWVQEYEIGKPLYPVKPTGETDLSGTIVTFKPDPSIFQQTLEYNYDTLASRMRELAYLNRGISITLTDRRNKDDKGEFISEKFYSEDGLKEFIRFLDGNREPIIADVISMEGEKNDIPVEVAMVYNTSFNENLHSYVNNINTHEGGTHLSGFRRGLTTTLKKYADASGLLDKVKFEITGDDFREGLTAIISVKVSEPQFEGQTKTKLGNREVTSAVSQAVSEMLENYLEENPNDAKTIVQKVILAAQARNAAKKAREMVQRKTAMSVGGLPGKLSDCSEQDPTQCEVFLVEGDSAGGTAKQGRDRNFQAILPLRGKILNVEKAMSHRVFDNEEIKNIYTALGVTIGTEEDSKALNLTKLRYHKIVIMCDADVDGSHIETLILTFFFRYMKELIENGHIYIATPPLYLVKKGSKKRYAWNEKERDAIAAEYNGGVQIQRYKGLGEMNAEQLWDTTMDPERRKLRQVSIENSGEADRIFSMLMGDEVPPRREFIEKNAKYANIDA, from the coding sequence ATGAGCGAAGAAGCTAAGAAGCATAATTATTCAGCCGATAGTATTCAGGCGCTGGAGGGGATGGAGCATGTGCGCATGCGGCCATCCATGTACATTGGTGATACAGGCGTTCGGGGACTTCATCATTTGGTTTACGAGGTGGTGGATAACTCGATTGATGAGGCGCTGGCCGGGCATTGTGATACCATTAAGGTAGATATAAACGAAGATAATTCCATTACCGTAGAAGATAACGGGCGTGGAATTCCGATCGACCTTCATAAGAAAGAAGGTGTTTCTGCACTGCAGGTGGTAATGACTAAAATTGGAGCAGGTGGAAAATTCGATAAAGATTCTTATAAGGTTTCCGGAGGTCTGCACGGAGTTGGTGTAAGTTGTGTAAATGCACTTTCTACCCATCTAAAGGCGACCGTTTACCGCGATAACCAAATCTGGGTTCAGGAGTATGAAATAGGGAAGCCACTTTACCCTGTAAAACCTACCGGTGAAACCGACCTGAGCGGTACAATTGTGACCTTTAAGCCGGATCCTTCCATTTTTCAACAAACTTTAGAATATAACTATGATACGCTGGCAAGCCGTATGCGCGAGCTGGCTTATTTGAATAGGGGAATTTCCATTACGCTTACTGATCGTAGAAATAAAGACGATAAAGGGGAATTTATTTCTGAAAAGTTCTATTCCGAAGATGGGTTAAAAGAATTCATCCGTTTTCTGGATGGAAACAGGGAGCCGATCATTGCAGATGTGATCTCGATGGAAGGAGAAAAGAATGACATCCCGGTAGAAGTGGCGATGGTTTATAATACTTCCTTCAATGAGAACCTGCATTCTTATGTAAATAATATCAATACCCACGAAGGAGGTACACATTTGTCTGGTTTCCGAAGAGGTTTAACGACCACTTTAAAGAAATATGCTGATGCTTCCGGATTGCTGGACAAGGTAAAATTTGAAATTACCGGGGATGATTTCCGTGAAGGTCTTACGGCAATTATTTCGGTAAAAGTTTCTGAGCCACAATTTGAGGGGCAGACGAAGACCAAACTGGGTAACCGTGAAGTTACTTCAGCAGTTTCTCAGGCAGTTTCCGAAATGCTGGAAAATTATCTGGAGGAAAATCCGAACGATGCTAAAACCATTGTTCAGAAAGTGATACTTGCTGCGCAGGCTCGTAATGCCGCGAAAAAAGCCCGTGAAATGGTTCAGCGTAAAACGGCCATGAGCGTAGGTGGTCTGCCTGGGAAATTATCAGATTGTTCTGAGCAGGATCCAACGCAGTGCGAGGTGTTCCTGGTAGAGGGTGACTCGGCAGGTGGAACCGCCAAGCAGGGGCGTGATCGTAACTTCCAGGCGATCCTTCCGCTACGAGGAAAGATCCTGAATGTGGAAAAAGCTATGTCGCATCGGGTTTTTGATAACGAAGAGATCAAGAACATCTATACGGCGCTTGGGGTGACCATTGGAACTGAAGAAGATAGTAAAGCTTTGAATCTTACGAAGTTGCGTTACCACAAGATCGTGATCATGTGTGATGCGGATGTGGATGGTAGTCACATCGAAACCCTGATTTTGACCTTCTTCTTCCGGTATATGAAAGAATTGATCGAAAACGGTCATATCTATATTGCAACGCCTCCGCTTTACCTCGTGAAAAAAGGAAGCAAAAAGCGCTATGCCTGGAATGAAAAGGAGCGTGACGCGATCGCTGCGGAATATAATGGAGGAGTTCAGATCCAGCGATACAAAGGTCTTGGGGAAATGAATGCGGAACAACTTTGGGATACGACCATGGATCCTGAAAGACGTAAACTTCGCCAGGTAAGTATCGAAAACAGTGGGGAGGCCGATCGTATTTTTTCTATGTTGATGGGAGATGAAGTGCCGCCACGTAGAGAGTTTATCGAGAAAAACGCGAAGTATGCAAATATTGATGCGTAA
- the mdh gene encoding malate dehydrogenase, with the protein MKVTIVGAGAVGASCAEYVAIKNFASEVVLLDIKEGYAEGKAMDLMQTATLNGFDTKITGSTNDYSKTAGSDIAVITSGIPRKPGMTREELIGINAGIVKEVATNLIKHSPDVTLIVVSNPMDTMTYLVHKATGLPKNKIIGMGGALDSARFKYRLSEALECPPSDVDGMVIGGHSDTGMVPLTRMATRNSVPVTAFLSEDRLNQVSEDTKVGGATLTKLLGTSAWYAPGAAVSGLVQAIACDQKKMFPCSALLEGEFGLNDICIGVPVILGKDGIEKIVEIELNDAEKAKMQESSEGVKKTNGLLDV; encoded by the coding sequence ATGAAAGTTACCATAGTAGGAGCCGGTGCCGTTGGTGCCAGCTGTGCTGAATATGTTGCGATTAAAAATTTTGCTTCAGAAGTTGTGCTTCTGGATATCAAAGAAGGTTATGCGGAAGGTAAGGCGATGGACCTTATGCAAACCGCGACCCTGAATGGTTTTGATACTAAAATTACAGGAAGCACAAACGATTACTCGAAAACTGCCGGTAGTGATATCGCAGTGATTACCAGTGGAATTCCAAGAAAACCAGGGATGACCCGTGAGGAATTGATCGGTATCAACGCGGGAATCGTTAAGGAAGTTGCAACCAATTTGATCAAGCATTCACCTGATGTTACCCTGATCGTAGTGAGTAACCCTATGGATACTATGACCTATTTGGTGCACAAAGCTACCGGACTTCCGAAGAATAAGATCATCGGAATGGGAGGAGCTTTGGATAGTGCCCGTTTCAAATATCGTTTATCAGAAGCTTTGGAATGCCCACCATCAGACGTTGACGGAATGGTAATTGGTGGTCACAGTGATACCGGAATGGTGCCGCTTACGAGAATGGCTACCAGGAATTCGGTGCCGGTTACAGCATTCTTGTCTGAAGACAGGTTGAACCAGGTTTCCGAAGACACCAAAGTTGGAGGAGCAACCCTGACCAAACTTCTTGGAACCAGCGCCTGGTATGCTCCGGGAGCTGCAGTTTCTGGATTGGTGCAGGCAATTGCCTGTGATCAGAAGAAAATGTTCCCGTGTTCAGCGTTGCTGGAAGGGGAATTTGGACTGAATGATATTTGTATTGGGGTGCCGGTAATTCTTGGGAAAGATGGTATCGAAAAGATCGTGGAGATCGAACTGAACGATGCTGAAAAAGCCAAGATGCAAGAAAGTTCTGAAGGTGTAAAGAAAACCAACGGATTGCTTGATGTGTAA
- a CDS encoding DUF2911 domain-containing protein, translating into MKKIAIGIASVLCLMLTPQMNAQTEKDSGLNFSKLDASPMDLALYRDKEDAPIARVIYSRPQKREREVFGKLVPYGKVWRTGANETTELTLYRNMKVGDKVIQAGTYSLFTIPNEKEWTIILNSSTNTWGAYEYTDVKDEVRITVPVRQAPNTIEALSMAFEEAPGGANLLIGWDNSYVKVPFKNAK; encoded by the coding sequence ATGAAAAAAATTGCAATAGGAATAGCCAGTGTTCTTTGCCTGATGTTAACCCCGCAAATGAACGCTCAAACTGAAAAAGACAGCGGCTTAAATTTCTCAAAGCTAGATGCCAGCCCGATGGATTTGGCATTATACCGAGATAAGGAAGATGCGCCCATAGCAAGAGTGATCTACAGCAGACCTCAAAAACGTGAACGAGAAGTTTTTGGTAAACTGGTGCCTTACGGGAAAGTTTGGCGTACCGGCGCAAACGAAACAACGGAACTTACCTTATACCGCAACATGAAAGTAGGCGATAAAGTGATCCAGGCCGGAACTTATAGCCTTTTCACCATTCCGAATGAAAAAGAATGGACCATCATTTTAAACAGCAGCACGAATACCTGGGGAGCTTATGAGTATACTGATGTCAAAGACGAAGTTCGCATTACAGTGCCCGTAAGACAGGCTCCGAATACGATCGAAGCACTTTCCATGGCATTCGAAGAAGCACCTGGAGGAGCAAATCTTTTAATAGGCTGGGATAACAGCTACGTGAAAGTTCCTTTTAAAAACGCGAAATAA
- a CDS encoding 7-carboxy-7-deazaguanine synthase QueE — protein sequence MISEETKELVDKGIMLPLMEEFYTIQGEGYHKGTAAYFIRIGGCDVGCHWCDVKESWDAEVHPPTPIGQIVENATKFSKTIVITGGEPLTWDMTALTSALKKQGCQIHIETSGAYDMTGTWDWVCLSPKKIKLPKPEIYAQANELKVIVFNKHDFQFAEEQAAKVHEDCILYLQPEWSNREKMIPQIVDYVMQNPKWKVSLQTHKYLNIP from the coding sequence ATGATTTCAGAAGAGACAAAGGAACTGGTTGATAAGGGGATTATGCTGCCGCTGATGGAGGAATTTTATACCATCCAGGGTGAGGGCTATCATAAAGGTACTGCTGCTTATTTTATTCGGATTGGCGGCTGTGATGTGGGATGTCACTGGTGCGATGTGAAGGAGAGCTGGGATGCTGAAGTGCACCCGCCAACGCCTATCGGGCAGATTGTGGAAAATGCCACGAAATTCAGTAAAACGATTGTGATCACAGGAGGGGAGCCTCTTACCTGGGATATGACGGCGCTGACTTCCGCTTTGAAAAAACAAGGCTGCCAGATTCATATTGAGACTTCGGGAGCTTATGATATGACCGGAACCTGGGATTGGGTGTGCCTTTCTCCTAAAAAGATCAAGCTGCCCAAGCCTGAAATTTATGCCCAGGCCAACGAATTAAAAGTCATCGTTTTCAATAAGCATGATTTTCAATTTGCGGAAGAGCAGGCTGCAAAGGTTCATGAGGATTGCATTCTTTACCTGCAGCCCGAGTGGAGCAATCGCGAAAAGATGATTCCGCAGATCGTGGATTATGTGATGCAAAATCCAAAATGGAAAGTATCGCTGCAAACACATAAATACCTCAATATTCCATAA
- the asnB gene encoding asparagine synthase B → MCGILAVIGKELDQAKISGLSKRMSHRGPDESGLKITDKGYVLAHERLSIVDLTTGIQPIQGTRSAWMVHNGEIYNHMALRNNELKDHTFRTTGDSEVIVHLYEKYGYDFVDMLDGVFSFVVIDGDDFIVARDPIGVKPLYYGTDETGAIWFASEMKALADHCVEFSAFPPGHYYTPETGFVRYYKPDWFEADKAVEPADLAKLRQALIDATEKRLMADVPLGVLLSGGLDSSLTSSIAARLMEDSGQKLHSFSIGLDPDAPDLKAARKVADFLGTEHTDVFFTVEEGIEILEKLVWHLETYDVTSIRASTPMYFLSKVIAEKGIKVVLSGEGSDEIFGGYLYFKNAPSAPEFQAETIRRVQRLSTADCLRADKSTMAHGLEARVPFLDKQFLKTAMEIVPEEKMPVTYDGVEKYILRKAFDTPERPFLPDEVLWRQKEQFSDGVGYNWIDQLIEYASARVSDEELASAAEKFPINTPSTKEAYFYREIFHKHFPQESAAKTVKKWIPKWQKDLDPSGRANETHVAPGMKKELAKV, encoded by the coding sequence ATGTGTGGAATTTTAGCAGTTATCGGAAAAGAACTTGACCAGGCCAAAATTAGCGGTTTGTCAAAAAGAATGTCTCATAGAGGGCCCGATGAAAGCGGATTGAAAATTACGGATAAAGGTTACGTGCTAGCGCACGAAAGACTTTCCATTGTGGATCTAACAACCGGAATTCAGCCAATTCAGGGAACCCGTTCAGCCTGGATGGTACATAATGGGGAGATCTATAACCACATGGCACTTCGAAATAATGAATTAAAGGATCACACTTTCCGTACAACCGGAGATTCTGAAGTGATCGTGCATCTATATGAAAAGTACGGTTATGACTTCGTGGATATGCTGGACGGTGTTTTTTCTTTTGTTGTGATAGACGGTGATGATTTCATCGTAGCTCGTGACCCGATTGGGGTAAAACCACTTTATTATGGAACTGATGAGACCGGTGCGATCTGGTTCGCCAGTGAAATGAAAGCTCTGGCAGATCATTGCGTGGAATTTTCAGCTTTTCCTCCTGGTCATTATTATACTCCGGAAACCGGCTTTGTAAGATATTATAAGCCAGATTGGTTTGAAGCTGATAAGGCTGTAGAGCCGGCAGATTTGGCAAAACTACGCCAGGCATTGATCGATGCTACCGAAAAACGCTTGATGGCAGATGTGCCGCTGGGCGTCTTGTTAAGCGGAGGCTTGGATTCTTCCCTTACTTCCTCTATCGCAGCCAGACTGATGGAAGATTCGGGTCAGAAACTACATTCCTTCTCTATAGGATTGGATCCTGATGCGCCAGATTTGAAAGCGGCCAGAAAAGTGGCAGATTTCCTGGGAACTGAGCACACCGATGTGTTCTTTACAGTGGAAGAAGGAATTGAAATTCTGGAAAAACTCGTATGGCATTTAGAGACCTACGATGTTACATCGATTAGAGCAAGTACACCAATGTATTTCCTTTCAAAGGTGATCGCTGAAAAAGGAATTAAAGTGGTGCTTTCCGGGGAAGGTTCAGATGAAATATTTGGTGGCTACCTGTATTTTAAAAATGCTCCTTCGGCTCCTGAATTTCAGGCGGAAACCATTAGAAGAGTGCAACGACTTTCTACTGCCGATTGTTTGAGGGCAGACAAGTCGACCATGGCTCATGGATTGGAAGCTCGTGTGCCGTTCCTGGATAAGCAGTTCCTGAAAACGGCGATGGAGATCGTTCCGGAAGAGAAGATGCCAGTAACCTATGACGGTGTGGAGAAATACATCCTTCGTAAAGCTTTTGATACTCCTGAAAGACCATTCCTGCCGGATGAGGTGCTTTGGAGGCAAAAGGAGCAGTTTAGCGACGGGGTTGGATACAACTGGATAGATCAGTTGATCGAGTACGCTTCAGCACGCGTGAGTGATGAGGAATTAGCATCTGCTGCGGAAAAGTTCCCAATCAACACGCCATCCACCAAAGAAGCCTATTTTTACAGGGAGATCTTCCATAAACACTTCCCTCAGGAGTCTGCCGCGAAAACGGTAAAAAAATGGATCCCAAAATGGCAGAAGGACCTGGATCCAAGTGGAAGAGCAAATGAAACTCATGTTGCCCCGGGAATGAAAAAAGAGCTTGCCAAAGTTTGA